One Henriciella litoralis genomic window carries:
- a CDS encoding flagellar biosynthetic protein FliQ codes for MTELAIFEVLRGAFWTAVLMSLPILAVTLILGFVIGLLQALTSIQEMTLTFVPKIMMVVVVFFLTLGYMTRVCLDFFNNSVLPLVAG; via the coding sequence ATGACTGAGCTCGCCATCTTTGAAGTTCTGCGCGGCGCCTTCTGGACGGCCGTCCTGATGAGCCTGCCAATCCTGGCAGTAACGCTCATTCTCGGCTTCGTGATCGGCCTGCTTCAGGCTCTGACCTCCATTCAGGAAATGACGCTCACCTTCGTGCCGAAGATCATGATGGTCGTCGTCGTATTCTTTCTGACGCTCGGATACATGACGCGCGTCTGTCTCGACTTTTTCAACAACTCCGTTCTGCCGCTAGTCGCGGGATAG
- a CDS encoding flagellar hook-basal body complex protein FliE — MSGINFAAYSTLSGVKPAEQAKSPIKPESDGNAVSDGFSAFKQSMEAAEQTAMQTAVSGADPHAMVEALANAELVLDAAVTIRDKVVEAYQELLRMPV; from the coding sequence ATGTCAGGTATCAATTTCGCGGCCTATTCGACACTTAGCGGCGTCAAACCCGCAGAGCAGGCCAAATCGCCCATCAAACCTGAATCCGACGGCAATGCTGTCTCCGACGGGTTCTCGGCTTTCAAGCAGTCCATGGAAGCTGCGGAGCAGACGGCGATGCAGACCGCTGTGAGCGGAGCTGATCCGCACGCCATGGTCGAAGCCCTCGCCAACGCAGAACTGGTTCTCGATGCAGCGGTAACGATCCGCGACAAGGTGGTCGAAGCCTATCAGGAACTTCTGCGGATGCCGGTCTAG
- a CDS encoding flagellar basal body rod C-terminal domain-containing protein, with protein MNSLKATMIQAMRGMQVQTQRIDVTSQNISNADTPGYKRKMLMVESGADAFKATRIALDQTEGERRFDPAHPMADEQGYVTMSNVSLMTEMADMREANRSHEANLNSFQQARTMYKSLLEVLRR; from the coding sequence ATGAACTCGCTCAAGGCAACCATGATCCAGGCGATGCGCGGTATGCAGGTGCAGACCCAGCGCATTGATGTAACCTCCCAGAATATCTCCAATGCGGACACGCCGGGCTACAAGCGCAAGATGCTGATGGTCGAAAGCGGCGCGGACGCGTTCAAGGCAACGCGCATCGCACTCGACCAGACTGAAGGGGAGCGCCGCTTTGATCCGGCGCATCCAATGGCTGATGAGCAGGGCTATGTCACCATGTCCAACGTCTCTCTAATGACAGAGATGGCCGACATGCGTGAGGCCAATCGCAGCCATGAAGCCAATCTCAACTCATTCCAGCAAGCGCGTACGATGTACAAGTCACTGCTGGAAGTCCTGCGGCGCTAA
- a CDS encoding flagellar biosynthesis protein FlgB, which yields MFSNMDVLKVYSAMARHAAENQKVSATNIAHANDPGYKASEVESFEAFLGRAMTQGTMQTDFKVELANTPTSPNGNSVNLEHELYKSAEAMGQHQMALTVYTKSLDLLRTAIGKGR from the coding sequence ATGTTCTCGAATATGGACGTTCTCAAGGTCTACAGCGCGATGGCTCGCCACGCCGCTGAAAACCAGAAAGTGTCAGCCACAAATATCGCGCACGCCAACGATCCTGGCTACAAAGCGAGCGAGGTTGAATCCTTTGAAGCCTTTCTCGGCCGGGCGATGACGCAGGGCACGATGCAGACGGACTTCAAGGTCGAGCTGGCCAATACGCCAACCTCGCCAAACGGCAATTCGGTTAATCTGGAACACGAACTTTACAAGTCTGCGGAAGCCATGGGCCAGCACCAGATGGCGCTCACGGTCTACACCAAATCGCTTGATCTGCTCAGAACAGCAATCGGCAAGGGGAGGTGA
- a CDS encoding FliI/YscN family ATPase, with translation MLQPARPLPDRLCQLWGTVTDVSPGVVQIAGVSEHAGLGNEITIETAEGVVSGEILKISTDRVIALLFGDSDIVRIGDRATIEREALVAPGDHWIGQVINYRGEILGDDQNNSVATPGPKRKLITKAPPSHARKSLGPRLKTGLMITDTILPLCHGQRLGLFAGSGIGKSTLLGTLANGVEADRIVIALIGERSREVNDFANHTLPKAARDKAVIVTATSSEPPGAKKRAAYCAMAAAEHFRDQGHHVLLLFDSITRFAEAHREVALTGGETPALNAFPPSTVRVIAELAERAGPGTQDQGDITAIFSVLVAGSDMEEPVADMIRGILDGHIILSREIAERGRYPAIDVLRSVSRALPRAASEPENKLIKDYLRTVSLYEELAPMLRANLYERGIDKAGDFAIDRFPELDAFVSQSNEGDIASAFEQLQSVLAPETAAKADKKPAT, from the coding sequence ATGTTGCAGCCCGCCCGCCCTCTCCCCGACCGGCTATGCCAGTTATGGGGCACCGTCACAGATGTCAGCCCCGGCGTCGTTCAGATCGCTGGCGTGAGCGAACATGCCGGGCTGGGCAATGAAATCACGATTGAAACTGCCGAGGGGGTCGTCTCTGGCGAGATCCTGAAGATTTCGACTGACAGGGTTATCGCGCTTCTATTTGGCGACTCCGACATCGTCCGGATCGGCGACCGGGCGACGATTGAACGCGAAGCGCTGGTCGCGCCTGGCGATCACTGGATCGGCCAGGTCATCAATTATCGCGGTGAGATTCTGGGCGACGACCAAAACAATAGCGTTGCTACGCCAGGCCCGAAGCGCAAGCTGATCACAAAAGCCCCGCCCAGCCATGCGCGCAAGAGCCTTGGGCCACGGCTCAAGACCGGGCTGATGATCACCGATACCATTCTACCGCTTTGCCATGGCCAGCGCCTTGGCCTGTTTGCCGGGTCTGGGATCGGCAAGTCCACCTTGCTGGGCACATTGGCCAATGGGGTCGAAGCCGACAGAATTGTCATTGCCCTGATTGGTGAGCGTAGCCGCGAGGTGAATGATTTTGCCAACCATACCTTGCCGAAAGCCGCGCGTGACAAGGCGGTGATTGTGACCGCGACCTCCAGTGAGCCACCCGGCGCGAAGAAACGCGCTGCATATTGCGCCATGGCGGCGGCCGAGCATTTCCGGGATCAGGGCCATCATGTCCTGCTGCTGTTCGACTCCATTACGAGGTTTGCCGAGGCGCATCGCGAAGTGGCTTTGACCGGCGGCGAAACACCGGCGCTCAATGCATTTCCTCCGTCTACGGTGCGTGTCATTGCCGAACTGGCTGAACGCGCCGGCCCGGGCACGCAAGATCAGGGCGACATTACCGCTATCTTCTCAGTTCTCGTGGCCGGATCCGATATGGAAGAGCCGGTGGCCGATATGATCCGGGGGATTCTTGATGGACACATCATTCTCTCGCGCGAGATTGCCGAACGCGGCCGGTATCCGGCGATCGATGTGTTGCGGAGTGTGTCACGTGCACTGCCGCGAGCAGCGTCTGAGCCGGAAAACAAGCTGATCAAGGATTATCTGCGCACAGTTTCACTCTATGAAGAACTGGCCCCGATGCTGCGCGCCAATCTCTATGAACGCGGGATCGACAAAGCCGGCGACTTTGCCATTGACCGTTTTCCTGAGCTCGACGCGTTTGTCTCGCAATCTAATGAAGGCGATATCGCGTCCGCGTTCGAGCAGCTGCAGTCAGTACTGGCCCCCGAAACAGCCGCCAAGGCTGACAAAAAGCCCGCGACCTAG
- a CDS encoding DUF1217 domain-containing protein has protein sequence MSGYGGWKFLQSTYSNQLESFSDSASIKNDREYLTEKLSKPITLDDFMSDRRLMRVSMTAFDLGGEEWKGGFIRKVLEEAVTPDSSFLKRLNNPAYTSFAETFKFTDGKLSLDADKLETIGENFETASFRAAVGNVDENMRLSLNYQSKIVDIAASGSSEKTILYRLLGSVPVRTVLQTALGLPSDLTKLDIDRQADILKDKLQSKLGITNVADLASLDNVEKAIQRFHVMDTINTGSANYSPQSVALSILSGNTSGFGAVASQNLFLSQF, from the coding sequence TTGTCTGGTTACGGGGGCTGGAAATTCCTCCAGTCCACATACTCAAATCAGCTGGAGAGTTTTTCTGACTCGGCCAGCATCAAGAATGACCGCGAATATCTGACCGAAAAGCTGTCCAAGCCGATCACACTGGACGACTTCATGTCGGATCGCCGCCTGATGCGCGTCTCGATGACGGCGTTCGATCTCGGCGGTGAGGAATGGAAGGGTGGCTTCATCCGCAAGGTTCTGGAAGAAGCGGTCACACCCGACAGCTCTTTCCTGAAGCGGCTGAACAACCCGGCCTATACGAGTTTCGCGGAAACCTTCAAATTCACCGATGGCAAGCTGTCGCTGGATGCCGACAAGCTGGAAACAATTGGCGAGAATTTCGAGACAGCGTCCTTCCGCGCAGCGGTGGGCAATGTTGACGAGAATATGCGTCTCAGCCTGAACTACCAGTCCAAGATCGTTGATATTGCCGCTAGCGGCAGCAGCGAAAAGACGATCCTGTATCGCCTGCTGGGTAGTGTGCCTGTACGAACGGTTCTGCAAACGGCGCTTGGCCTGCCAAGCGACCTGACGAAACTCGACATCGACCGTCAGGCGGACATCCTGAAAGACAAGCTGCAGAGCAAGCTTGGCATTACCAATGTGGCCGACCTTGCTTCACTGGATAATGTTGAGAAGGCGATTCAGCGGTTTCATGTGATGGATACGATCAATACCGGCTCAGCGAACTATTCGCCGCAATCGGTGGCGCTCTCGATTCTGTCAGGAAACACGTCGGGCTTCGGCGCGGTCGCGAGCCAGAATCTCTTCCTGAGCCAGTTCTAG
- a CDS encoding flagellar biosynthesis repressor FlbT — protein MSGLILKLAPGERVIINGAMLENGDKPSSLRVADPNARVLRCRDALKPDEIDTPVKQIYYAIQLLITGDLQEDNVLPAITKEIDRVADVFETVDPTLMVQLRDMMRRGNHYSALCHLRHVMDVEAELLTHARLRQQFVPEAKVA, from the coding sequence ATGTCAGGACTTATTCTGAAACTGGCGCCAGGTGAGCGCGTCATCATCAACGGCGCGATGCTGGAAAACGGTGACAAGCCATCGAGCTTGCGTGTCGCTGATCCGAACGCCCGGGTCCTGCGCTGCCGGGATGCGCTGAAGCCTGATGAGATCGATACCCCGGTCAAGCAGATTTACTACGCGATCCAGCTACTCATCACCGGTGATCTGCAGGAGGACAATGTCCTGCCAGCGATCACGAAGGAAATTGACCGTGTGGCCGATGTTTTCGAAACGGTGGATCCGACGCTGATGGTCCAGCTGCGTGACATGATGCGCCGCGGCAATCATTACTCCGCTCTCTGTCATCTGCGCCACGTGATGGACGTTGAAGCAGAGCTGCTGACACATGCGCGGCTGCGTCAGCAATTCGTGCCGGAAGCCAAGGTCGCCTGA
- the flaF gene encoding flagellar biosynthesis regulator FlaF, whose amino-acid sequence MHQLAHKAYTDVTSRTASDKHIEYAVFQQITDALKDVAAQDVPLPAVWVDAIDRNMQLWLTLSIDLLDQNNEMDPQLRIGLLTLAEMVRKLSYRVLAGEEELTDVIEINEMVMRGLSGDTGSQLSEVTQ is encoded by the coding sequence ATGCATCAACTTGCACACAAGGCATACACCGACGTCACCAGTCGCACCGCGTCTGACAAGCACATCGAATATGCCGTGTTCCAGCAGATCACAGATGCTCTCAAGGATGTGGCGGCGCAGGATGTGCCGCTTCCTGCCGTTTGGGTCGATGCTATCGACCGGAACATGCAACTCTGGCTCACCCTCTCAATTGATCTTCTTGATCAGAATAACGAGATGGACCCGCAATTGCGCATAGGATTGCTGACGCTCGCCGAAATGGTTCGAAAGCTCAGCTACCGCGTGCTCGCCGGCGAAGAAGAACTGACCGATGTCATCGAGATAAACGAAATGGTCATGCGTGGCCTGTCAGGTGATACGGGAAGCCAATTGTCGGAGGTAACGCAGTAA